A region from the Leptolyngbya iicbica LK genome encodes:
- a CDS encoding AAA-like domain-containing protein, producing MTSPNYDYEFQAGGSLAADAPTYIQRAADEAIYQAVKAGKFAYVFNSRQMGKSSLRVQTENRLKAEGIRCAAIDLSTLGTEEVSAAQWYRSLIGELNRCLDLLPAQEVDAWLEKQVEVTPVFRLHRFIEDVLLVQIPDQRIVIFIDEIDSVLSLSFPASDFFALIRACYNRQVDNAAYRRLTFVLLGVTTPSQLIRDSSRTPFNIGQAIELTPLTLDRATRLADGLSGWVAEPQQVLAKIFYWTGGQPYLTQRLCALVQEKAMEADSLPWIGKGEAAVAVADLMQRQLIHNWETSDEQAHFKTMRDRLLRREHLANRLLGMYEQILTQGSIPKENSDPHMELRLSGLVVSSNGDLRVFNPTYAQIFDIAWVQTTLESLRPYAESFQAWMTSGCTDESRLLRGQTLTEAEAWAKGKGLSDLDDRYLRESQAAENRDVKSALERSEALKQEIEARQQALEQFNQEAEAQIQKQNRRIRNRSRIAVATLIASLVGGAFALSAIVLFNNARDDLDVVREVAQLERAGLAAQEKFSLRETAALWDAFRAAHRAVQIYKESNGNHLASSPILALQMSLEQKKEILLPSFKGAVEQPTTLTEFTPEGNRVLTIMNEHGDIGLWDLEGNLITQFKGHEDLINRANISPNGEYIVTASKDDAIRILSIDGSLIKTMNSISPITNISFSPNGKNFGILEQNGILNIWDSKGSRVSTLGNETDPIEELIFGSNGKIVLLRRAQSNAYILDFLEDKIVNLETNKKTISSIKFSHDRTHILASTDDGWIFIWDLEGNQRLSKQVHGEISEIIPNTDDNNFIIILDGFAELWNFEGTKVADFYPEKWAFDNANFNPEGDTILLREANGFMSLWDLDGNQTALMEGHEGVITKAAFNNRGDLIATGNNGNKVILWDLQGNQITVMDGHQFAVKDLKFNSKSTYLSTTSSEGVVRLWDLREISESTEGHQGPITPTVFSPNENFIVSTGIGDKQIFSWEIQNGRLKPVKRPSPKLPENDILHINEVFFHDDEYSILTVEIAGENRMWLWSSDAELMSMMTNPNDGPLLGRFNTDCNCIYSVSSDGTVPIWDLRGNQISLISGQSQRFPEVAFSSDGDFAITTSENGIARIWNLKLGKATEIEAHDDEVYKATFSPNGNLFATTGGDSKIKIWELNGNKVLETEIQNQAPHIKFSPNRNQVLIGSADGSVQLWNLDNNVVSHFEINLNGISEIQYSPDGNHFAITDRDGVVGIWLLNGQQIAEYSVHGSFNKDWTLIANLQRNPLSNNHFLDLATVYTTSNLDELITDACDRLTPYLMNNPDRSDEDRALCGLPPLEQTTTTSD from the coding sequence ATGACCAGCCCGAACTACGACTATGAATTTCAAGCCGGGGGTAGCCTGGCGGCTGATGCGCCCACCTATATCCAGCGAGCGGCTGACGAGGCGATCTATCAAGCGGTGAAAGCAGGCAAATTCGCCTATGTGTTTAATAGTCGGCAAATGGGCAAATCAAGCCTGCGAGTGCAAACGGAGAATCGCCTCAAGGCGGAAGGCATCCGCTGTGCCGCGATCGATCTCAGCACCCTGGGAACCGAAGAAGTATCAGCGGCCCAGTGGTATCGCTCTCTCATTGGCGAACTGAATCGCTGCCTTGATCTACTCCCTGCCCAAGAAGTCGATGCCTGGCTCGAAAAACAGGTAGAAGTGACTCCTGTTTTTCGTCTTCATCGCTTCATTGAAGATGTGCTGCTGGTACAAATTCCTGACCAGCGCATCGTGATTTTCATTGACGAGATTGATAGCGTGCTGTCGCTGTCCTTTCCTGCCAGCGACTTCTTTGCCCTGATCCGCGCCTGCTATAACCGCCAGGTCGATAATGCCGCTTATCGCCGTCTAACCTTTGTCCTGCTGGGGGTGACTACGCCCTCTCAACTCATCCGCGACAGCTCCCGTACCCCCTTTAATATCGGGCAGGCTATTGAACTAACACCCCTGACTCTGGATCGAGCCACTAGACTCGCCGACGGTTTATCGGGCTGGGTGGCCGAGCCGCAGCAAGTCCTTGCTAAAATCTTCTACTGGACCGGGGGACAACCTTACCTGACTCAGCGTCTCTGTGCGTTAGTGCAAGAAAAGGCCATGGAAGCCGATTCCTTACCTTGGATTGGCAAGGGGGAAGCCGCTGTTGCGGTTGCCGATTTAATGCAGCGCCAACTCATTCACAACTGGGAAACCTCCGACGAGCAAGCACACTTCAAAACGATGCGCGATCGCCTCCTGCGCCGTGAGCATCTAGCTAACCGTCTACTAGGCATGTACGAGCAGATTCTGACGCAAGGCTCAATTCCTAAAGAAAACAGCGACCCTCATATGGAACTGCGACTATCAGGATTAGTCGTCAGCTCCAATGGCGATCTAAGAGTCTTCAATCCCACCTATGCCCAAATCTTTGACATCGCCTGGGTACAAACGACACTGGAGAGCTTGCGCCCCTATGCCGAAAGCTTCCAGGCCTGGATGACCTCTGGCTGTACCGATGAGTCTCGACTTTTGCGGGGACAAACGTTGACTGAAGCTGAAGCCTGGGCCAAAGGCAAAGGACTCAGCGATCTGGATGACCGCTACCTGCGAGAAAGCCAAGCCGCAGAAAATCGCGACGTGAAATCAGCGTTGGAGCGATCAGAAGCCCTAAAGCAAGAAATTGAAGCGCGCCAGCAGGCTCTCGAACAGTTTAATCAGGAAGCAGAAGCTCAGATCCAAAAACAAAACCGCCGCATCCGCAACCGCTCTCGAATCGCAGTGGCTACACTCATTGCTTCGCTCGTTGGTGGTGCATTTGCATTGAGCGCGATCGTTCTCTTTAACAACGCTCGCGATGACTTGGATGTAGTTCGCGAAGTAGCCCAATTGGAAAGGGCTGGATTAGCAGCTCAAGAAAAGTTCTCGCTAAGAGAAACAGCAGCACTTTGGGATGCATTTAGAGCCGCTCATAGAGCTGTTCAGATCTATAAAGAATCCAACGGAAATCATCTGGCAAGCAGTCCAATCCTTGCACTACAAATGAGTTTAGAGCAAAAAAAAGAAATACTTTTACCTAGCTTCAAAGGAGCTGTTGAGCAGCCAACCACTTTGACGGAGTTCACACCCGAAGGAAATAGGGTGCTTACGATCATGAATGAGCATGGAGATATAGGCCTATGGGACTTAGAAGGAAACTTAATCACTCAATTCAAGGGACATGAAGATTTAATCAATCGAGCAAATATAAGCCCCAATGGAGAGTACATTGTTACAGCTAGCAAAGATGACGCTATACGTATCTTAAGCATAGATGGCAGCCTTATAAAAACCATGAATAGTATAAGTCCAATCACTAATATTTCGTTTAGTCCAAATGGGAAAAACTTTGGGATACTTGAGCAGAACGGAATATTAAACATATGGGATTCTAAAGGGAGTAGGGTATCAACATTAGGAAATGAGACTGATCCCATTGAGGAATTAATATTCGGCTCGAATGGCAAAATAGTTTTATTGAGAAGAGCGCAAAGTAATGCTTATATTCTTGATTTTTTAGAGGACAAAATAGTTAATCTGGAGACGAACAAAAAAACAATTTCTTCTATCAAGTTTAGTCATGACAGAACCCACATCCTGGCAAGTACAGATGATGGATGGATATTTATTTGGGATTTAGAAGGGAATCAAAGGTTATCAAAGCAAGTTCATGGCGAGATAAGTGAAATTATTCCTAACACTGATGACAATAACTTCATTATAATCTTAGACGGATTTGCAGAATTATGGAACTTTGAAGGCACTAAAGTTGCTGATTTCTATCCAGAAAAATGGGCTTTTGACAACGCTAATTTCAATCCTGAAGGCGACACTATACTATTGCGAGAAGCAAATGGATTCATGAGTTTATGGGATCTTGATGGTAATCAAACTGCACTTATGGAAGGTCATGAAGGTGTGATCACAAAGGCTGCATTTAATAATCGAGGGGATCTCATTGCCACCGGAAATAATGGCAACAAGGTAATACTCTGGGACTTACAAGGTAATCAGATTACTGTTATGGATGGTCATCAGTTTGCCGTGAAAGATTTGAAATTCAACTCAAAAAGCACATACTTATCCACAACCTCTTCTGAGGGTGTGGTGAGGCTCTGGGATCTAAGAGAAATAAGCGAATCTACGGAAGGACATCAAGGCCCCATTACTCCAACAGTATTCAGCCCAAACGAAAATTTTATTGTTTCTACCGGCATCGGTGATAAGCAAATATTTTCTTGGGAAATTCAGAATGGTCGACTTAAACCTGTTAAACGCCCTTCTCCTAAGCTACCAGAAAATGACATTCTTCATATCAATGAGGTTTTCTTTCATGACGATGAATACTCGATTCTAACAGTAGAGATTGCTGGAGAAAATCGGATGTGGCTCTGGAGTAGTGATGCAGAATTGATGTCAATGATGACAAACCCTAACGACGGGCCTCTTTTAGGAAGATTTAACACTGATTGTAATTGTATATATAGTGTTTCCTCAGATGGAACAGTACCTATCTGGGACCTAAGAGGAAATCAAATATCACTTATTTCAGGGCAAAGTCAGCGCTTTCCGGAAGTTGCATTCAGCTCAGATGGAGATTTTGCTATAACTACTAGCGAAAATGGGATTGCTCGTATATGGAATCTAAAATTAGGTAAGGCTACAGAAATAGAAGCACACGATGATGAGGTCTACAAAGCTACATTTAGTCCGAATGGAAATCTTTTTGCCACAACTGGAGGAGATTCGAAAATAAAAATATGGGAGCTAAATGGCAATAAAGTACTTGAGACAGAGATTCAAAATCAAGCCCCCCATATAAAGTTTAGTCCTAACAGAAATCAAGTTCTGATAGGTAGTGCTGATGGTAGTGTACAGCTGTGGAATTTAGATAATAATGTAGTTTCGCATTTTGAAATCAATCTGAATGGTATTAGTGAAATTCAATATAGTCCTGATGGAAACCACTTTGCTATCACTGATAGGGATGGTGTCGTAGGGATTTGGTTGTTAAACGGACAGCAGATTGCAGAGTATAGCGTACACGGTTCTTTCAATAAGGATTGGACATTGATAGCCAATCTGCAGCGAAATCCTTTAAGCAATAACCATTTTTTAGACCTTGCTACTGTATATACCACTTCAAACCTCGATGAACTCATAACGGACGCCTGCGATCGCCTCACTCCTTACCTGATGAACAACCCCGATCGCTCTGACGAAGATCGCGCCCTTTGTGGTCTCCCTCCCCTAGAGCAAACAACCACCACGAGTGACTGA
- a CDS encoding tyrosine-type recombinase/integrase, with protein MSDKTAQTSFSAKFEEPLNQPPRKPKNDEVRSREHLTPDEVDQLIQAAKKIGRHGHRDSTLIMIMYRHGFRVSEAIALRWDQVDLKAGVLHVARRKKGTPATHPLRGPELRSLRQLQRDYPNTPYLFVTERGGPMTERTGHNIIQRAGKAAKLPFPVHPHQLRHACGYYLAAKGHDTRAIQAYLGHRNIQHTVKYTELSPGRFRDFWQD; from the coding sequence ATGTCAGACAAAACCGCCCAAACATCATTTTCGGCAAAGTTTGAAGAGCCACTTAATCAGCCACCCCGTAAACCGAAAAATGACGAGGTGCGATCTCGCGAGCACCTCACCCCCGACGAAGTCGATCAGCTCATCCAGGCCGCGAAGAAAATCGGCCGCCACGGTCATCGCGATTCGACTTTGATCATGATCATGTATCGCCACGGCTTTCGAGTATCAGAGGCGATCGCCCTACGGTGGGACCAGGTGGATCTGAAAGCCGGTGTTCTCCATGTGGCACGACGGAAGAAAGGGACGCCGGCGACTCATCCGTTACGAGGGCCAGAGTTGCGATCGCTGCGGCAGCTCCAGCGGGACTATCCCAACACGCCCTACCTGTTTGTAACGGAGCGGGGTGGCCCGATGACGGAGCGCACGGGGCACAACATCATTCAGCGAGCGGGGAAAGCGGCGAAGTTGCCGTTTCCGGTGCATCCTCATCAGTTACGCCATGCTTGCGGATACTACCTGGCCGCCAAGGGGCATGACACGCGGGCGATTCAAGCGTATCTAGGCCACCGCAATATTCAGCACACTGTGAAATATACGGAGCTGTCACCGGGGCGCTTCAGGGATTTCTGGCAGGATTGA
- the mads8 gene encoding methylation-associated defense system ATP-binding protein MAD8, with product MAQGLQELNGHELAAALEQILLPLLAEQVRARQPGHCMQVSNLSTDLMVRLCSGLRAEVSDSEVVLLWDGRAGAIPSEMTVTGTKLVELRNPLPDGTQRPPLLVFIPDDLRTSAEDSFGVATFEDLQVGDVYKQVVSELLNRLPTGLQNPVQEIVRRLTDKAWTYAESKAIARFLLTIEVNEYDPAVVGAALFEVGLVPDFELLSDPAKVLQRLDRNRDCVSTLTWSPKSERLRVLDLELANRAFRNKLANFLVEVGLEDPRYWTRRIVLDRNLWEFAFNRWQFEDAGEDAGTIAVEVTALELPTVEENEEDPRLGDLLGQKILPVGKKGLRKFSVSFQTDPHPSKVPGLAKFAAQVISVEAGPVGLVRTKSVWKSKKAEATISFSRYTKVDWEEGWHFVRIVPLTDSGDLLPLVDASGQPIPWGGESEGAVGVYPHESDLFYVLPDDELDIAPVQRAKQRESSLVHAQLRLQFIALQDERDPDTIQPTAVEWAAKSNRSTSNTNFIEVKFGREGSVNIPVSDTLKVIEQKILAEPAGSVNWHLSIDAGVVGTSTSRLSTWPQDDPTQRFLQTRSQYFEAVSQGQLHLITQAADFYQLQLLVSDYASTYQAALQHQIQVANQTDGDAKKRALAALKTLLAVDTIAVTITDYRGRIREAALVSPTHPLRALWLATWAQVGRNWLKQAAQSADEFVVSTRDTLLRSMAPVSFPPVLTLGSSQVLTAIDNIHPLWTLYAPSKEDDPRGLISDICTAFSLDEPGIGGATIDGAYLAQRLKRYLVQHPYVRTLTINAFNPGQGAVLADMLLELQKAQPFADLNYDIRLFVPDPDAMGVGSALFNLLSPTSSTTAQEADNFSTPSKNHLYPKLSLAIRGAQEFQRSPDQHLAHISILFDVFPAEQVSAEPASTKEVTAPVHGLYQTFEVDYFEDDSTVRWNRKPKHGKALPCEDCGALSDLLSGLPATMSQATAAIATGRTGSDLRPVLALALDEDDRAMIVRVHEVSDWVITIDRNMGIEFYDHGQRKNRPDYLIDHSPEQASNLGHSLVITSRSTEELEAMVRPVLQKYGLPDSTSHAEAVLDQLRSLSGRLALKLISSPSQRAEVLGLALARLYLEYQGVFSNQVVVPLDAHLELYRSLQQQSDELGDEVSFKRTDLALFDLNAASRTITCRLVEVKCYSQSQNFSQLNQLKESIAQQIGQSEEIISYHFDAHRWPNDRPDRLVKTREFAQLLETYLNRGFRYQLIDPQANEEARFFIETLEEGYRLDFTRSALIFDLAKPGTEAPDEEAGIEFHRIGIDLIRELLEASASLEEPEEATLVAEAAAEVVVASTETTTERLRSKAASVPKLSSAAFLGSERDRSVSWEDLRTAKAVDSETASDLETTSEPIDSASTEDDQVTSSQEEEVSAEPTSTEQDSLSYLRAVEEPPIPRAAEVETEQPAVASASSGEGPNYDVLLGVNGESPQYGILGEASGRKVAIDLNQTHTISLFGVQGGGKSYTLGTIAEMASLAIPNINRLPEPLTTIIFHYSPTQDYRPEFTSMVEPNSDEAQIASLRDRYGAEPKALSDVILLTPADKLDERREEYPSITVYPIKFAASELQASHWRFLMGAVGNQSTYMRQLNRIMKTHRNNLTVQAIRDGIDSSLLPDTLKGLAHQRLELASEYIDDTTHLGDLIQPGRLVIVDLRDEFIEKDEALGLFVVLLQLFADAEYEGRKFNKLVVFDEAHKYIESPDLLSGLIEVVREMRHKGTSIMVASQDPPSVPVSLIELSSQIILHKFNSPAWLKHIQKANAALDSLSPDRMSNLKPGEAYIWSNKANEDAFIKGAVKVKCRPRVTQHGGSTKTAVDH from the coding sequence ATGGCACAAGGGCTTCAGGAACTTAATGGTCATGAACTTGCCGCTGCTTTAGAGCAGATACTGTTGCCGTTATTAGCCGAGCAGGTTCGCGCTCGCCAACCGGGTCACTGTATGCAAGTGTCCAACCTCAGCACCGATTTGATGGTGCGTCTCTGTAGCGGCCTGCGGGCAGAGGTTTCTGATTCTGAAGTCGTGTTGCTCTGGGACGGTAGGGCTGGGGCAATTCCCTCAGAGATGACTGTTACCGGCACCAAACTGGTAGAGCTACGTAATCCGCTTCCAGATGGTACCCAGCGCCCACCCCTGCTGGTTTTTATTCCCGATGATTTACGCACCTCTGCCGAAGACTCATTCGGGGTAGCCACCTTTGAAGACCTCCAGGTTGGAGACGTCTATAAGCAGGTTGTGAGCGAACTGCTCAATCGTTTGCCCACTGGCTTGCAAAACCCCGTGCAGGAGATTGTTCGACGTCTAACAGATAAAGCCTGGACTTATGCTGAGTCAAAGGCGATCGCCCGTTTCTTGCTGACTATCGAGGTCAACGAATACGACCCCGCTGTTGTTGGAGCAGCACTCTTCGAAGTGGGCCTGGTGCCTGATTTTGAGTTGTTAAGTGACCCCGCCAAAGTCCTTCAGCGACTTGATCGAAACCGAGACTGTGTTAGCACCCTCACCTGGTCTCCTAAGTCTGAACGCTTGCGGGTCTTAGACCTGGAGCTAGCAAACCGAGCCTTTCGTAATAAGCTCGCTAACTTTCTGGTTGAAGTCGGTCTGGAGGATCCCCGTTACTGGACCCGCCGCATTGTTCTCGATCGCAACCTTTGGGAATTTGCCTTTAACCGCTGGCAGTTCGAAGACGCAGGGGAAGACGCAGGCACGATTGCTGTTGAAGTGACGGCTCTGGAACTGCCCACAGTTGAGGAAAACGAAGAGGATCCTCGATTGGGGGATCTGCTGGGGCAAAAGATTCTCCCAGTCGGAAAGAAGGGACTGCGGAAGTTTTCGGTCAGCTTCCAAACCGACCCTCATCCTTCTAAAGTGCCGGGACTGGCAAAGTTCGCGGCTCAGGTCATCTCTGTCGAAGCTGGCCCAGTTGGACTGGTCAGAACCAAGTCTGTCTGGAAATCTAAGAAAGCCGAAGCCACCATCTCTTTTTCCCGCTACACCAAAGTCGATTGGGAAGAAGGATGGCATTTTGTGCGCATCGTCCCGCTGACTGACTCTGGCGACCTGTTGCCCCTAGTCGATGCCAGTGGACAGCCGATCCCGTGGGGCGGCGAATCTGAGGGAGCGGTCGGGGTCTATCCCCATGAAAGTGATCTGTTCTATGTCCTACCCGATGATGAACTCGATATTGCTCCTGTTCAGCGAGCTAAACAGCGGGAATCCAGTTTGGTTCATGCTCAGCTGCGCCTACAGTTCATAGCTCTTCAGGATGAGCGCGATCCAGACACGATTCAACCGACTGCTGTTGAGTGGGCCGCTAAGTCCAACCGTTCCACCTCCAACACAAACTTTATTGAGGTCAAATTCGGTCGAGAGGGCAGCGTCAATATCCCGGTCTCAGACACCCTCAAGGTAATTGAACAGAAGATTCTGGCCGAGCCAGCAGGTAGCGTGAACTGGCATTTATCCATTGATGCCGGGGTTGTGGGCACCAGCACCAGCCGACTCTCCACCTGGCCACAGGATGACCCGACTCAACGGTTCCTACAAACGCGATCGCAATACTTTGAAGCCGTCAGTCAGGGCCAGCTGCATCTGATCACCCAAGCAGCAGACTTTTATCAACTGCAGCTCCTGGTGTCAGACTATGCCAGCACCTACCAAGCTGCTCTACAGCATCAAATACAGGTTGCTAACCAGACTGATGGAGATGCGAAGAAACGAGCCCTGGCAGCCCTCAAAACCCTCCTGGCGGTTGATACTATCGCTGTTACTATCACCGACTACCGAGGCCGTATCCGTGAAGCAGCTCTCGTGAGTCCGACCCACCCTCTGAGAGCGCTATGGCTGGCCACCTGGGCGCAAGTAGGTAGGAACTGGCTCAAGCAGGCAGCTCAAAGTGCTGACGAATTTGTGGTGTCTACCCGTGACACCCTACTGCGGTCTATGGCTCCCGTCAGCTTTCCGCCCGTCCTCACTTTAGGCAGCAGCCAGGTACTCACGGCAATTGACAATATTCATCCCCTGTGGACTCTCTATGCCCCTTCTAAAGAAGATGACCCACGGGGATTAATCAGCGACATCTGTACAGCCTTTAGCCTGGATGAGCCCGGCATTGGTGGAGCCACCATCGATGGAGCCTACCTGGCCCAGCGCCTCAAGCGATACCTGGTCCAGCACCCCTATGTCCGTACCCTAACCATCAACGCCTTTAACCCAGGGCAGGGAGCTGTCTTAGCGGATATGCTGCTGGAGCTTCAAAAAGCTCAGCCCTTCGCTGATCTGAACTATGACATTCGCCTCTTCGTGCCGGATCCTGATGCTATGGGGGTTGGCAGTGCTCTCTTCAATCTGCTATCTCCCACTTCCTCAACCACAGCTCAAGAAGCGGATAATTTTTCGACCCCCAGCAAGAACCATCTCTATCCCAAACTAAGCTTGGCGATTCGAGGAGCGCAGGAGTTCCAGCGTTCGCCTGATCAGCATTTGGCCCACATCAGCATCCTGTTTGATGTTTTTCCAGCGGAACAGGTGTCCGCTGAGCCTGCCTCCACTAAAGAAGTGACGGCTCCCGTACATGGCTTGTATCAAACCTTTGAGGTCGATTACTTCGAAGATGACAGCACAGTGCGCTGGAACCGTAAGCCCAAGCACGGTAAAGCCTTACCCTGTGAAGACTGTGGTGCTTTAAGTGATTTGCTTTCGGGTTTGCCTGCCACTATGTCTCAGGCTACAGCTGCGATCGCGACCGGACGCACCGGCTCCGACCTCCGCCCTGTGCTGGCCCTTGCCCTCGACGAGGATGACCGGGCCATGATCGTGCGCGTTCACGAGGTCAGTGACTGGGTGATCACTATCGATCGCAATATGGGCATCGAGTTCTATGACCACGGGCAGCGTAAGAATCGCCCCGACTACCTGATTGATCACTCTCCGGAGCAGGCATCCAACCTAGGCCATAGCCTGGTGATTACCTCCCGTTCTACAGAAGAACTAGAGGCCATGGTAAGGCCAGTGTTACAGAAATACGGCCTACCGGACAGTACATCCCATGCCGAAGCAGTGTTGGATCAGTTGCGATCGCTCTCCGGTCGTTTAGCCCTTAAACTCATCTCCTCCCCCAGCCAGCGAGCAGAAGTGCTCGGATTAGCCTTAGCCCGCCTTTACCTTGAGTACCAGGGCGTCTTCAGCAATCAAGTAGTAGTCCCCCTTGACGCTCACCTGGAGCTGTATCGCAGCCTCCAGCAGCAGTCAGATGAACTGGGAGACGAGGTCAGCTTTAAGCGGACTGACCTAGCGCTTTTCGACCTCAATGCCGCTTCTAGAACCATTACCTGCCGTCTGGTGGAGGTTAAGTGCTACAGCCAGAGCCAAAACTTCTCTCAGCTCAACCAGCTCAAGGAGAGCATTGCCCAGCAGATTGGCCAGAGTGAAGAAATTATTAGCTACCACTTTGACGCCCATCGCTGGCCTAATGATCGCCCAGACCGACTGGTCAAAACCCGTGAGTTTGCCCAACTACTAGAAACGTATCTAAATCGGGGCTTTCGCTATCAACTGATCGACCCACAAGCCAACGAAGAGGCCCGATTTTTCATAGAAACTCTGGAAGAAGGCTATCGGCTCGACTTTACCCGCAGTGCCCTCATCTTTGACTTAGCCAAGCCTGGCACAGAGGCCCCCGATGAAGAAGCCGGTATCGAATTTCACCGCATCGGCATTGACCTGATTCGTGAACTGCTGGAGGCATCAGCATCCCTTGAAGAACCTGAAGAAGCCACTTTGGTTGCTGAAGCGGCTGCTGAAGTCGTAGTTGCCTCCACTGAGACCACAACAGAGCGGCTTCGAAGTAAGGCAGCTTCGGTACCTAAATTGAGTAGCGCTGCTTTCTTGGGAAGTGAGCGCGATCGCTCCGTTTCCTGGGAAGACCTTCGAACTGCAAAAGCCGTGGATTCTGAAACTGCCAGCGATTTGGAGACAACCTCAGAGCCCATCGATTCAGCTAGTACGGAAGATGACCAGGTAACATCCTCCCAGGAAGAAGAAGTTTCAGCAGAACCCACCTCAACCGAGCAAGACTCCCTCAGCTATCTCAGGGCAGTAGAAGAACCACCAATCCCCCGAGCGGCTGAAGTTGAAACCGAGCAACCTGCCGTAGCTTCAGCTTCAAGCGGAGAAGGCCCGAACTATGATGTCTTGCTGGGAGTGAACGGCGAATCGCCCCAGTACGGCATTTTGGGAGAAGCTTCCGGGCGCAAAGTCGCGATCGATCTCAATCAGACCCACACCATTAGTCTTTTCGGGGTTCAAGGCGGCGGCAAAAGCTACACCCTGGGCACCATAGCCGAAATGGCCTCTCTGGCAATTCCCAACATCAACCGCCTGCCAGAGCCATTGACCACCATCATCTTCCACTACAGCCCTACCCAGGACTATAGGCCCGAATTCACCAGCATGGTGGAGCCCAATTCTGATGAAGCGCAAATTGCTTCTCTTCGAGACCGTTACGGGGCAGAACCCAAAGCTCTATCTGACGTTATCCTACTCACCCCCGCAGACAAACTGGATGAGCGCAGGGAAGAGTACCCCAGCATCACGGTTTATCCCATTAAGTTCGCAGCATCAGAGCTGCAAGCCAGCCACTGGCGCTTCTTGATGGGGGCTGTGGGGAATCAATCCACCTACATGCGGCAGCTCAACCGCATTATGAAGACCCATCGCAATAACCTGACCGTCCAAGCCATTCGGGATGGCATCGATAGTTCTCTGTTGCCGGATACCCTGAAAGGATTGGCTCATCAGCGCTTGGAGTTGGCCTCAGAATACATTGACGATACAACCCATCTCGGCGACCTGATTCAACCAGGGCGTTTAGTTATCGTTGATCTCCGAGACGAATTCATTGAAAAAGACGAGGCACTAGGGCTGTTTGTCGTGCTGCTCCAGCTCTTTGCCGATGCCGAATACGAAGGTCGCAAGTTCAACAAGCTGGTTGTCTTTGACGAAGCTCACAAATATATCGAAAGCCCCGATCTCCTCTCTGGGCTAATCGAAGTGGTTCGCGAGATGCGCCATAAAGGCACCAGCATTATGGTCGCTAGCCAGGATCCGCCCTCAGTACCTGTCTCGCTTATCGAGCTATCAAGCCAGATTATCCTTCATAAGTTCAACTCTCCTGCTTGGCTCAAGCACATTCAAAAGGCGAATGCTGCCCTTGACAGCTTGTCGCCAGATAGGATGTCCAACTTGAAACCAGGGGAAGCTTATATCTGGTCGAACAAGGCCAATGAAGATGCCTTCATCAAAGGTGCCGTGAAAGTTAAGTGCCGACCAAGGGTCACTCAGCATGGTGGCAGTACAAAGACAGCCGTCGATCATTGA